A region of Maniola jurtina chromosome 18, ilManJurt1.1, whole genome shotgun sequence DNA encodes the following proteins:
- the LOC123874211 gene encoding uncharacterized protein LOC123874211 translates to MRLYLFLAALVAAVVIIECKHTFLGTNVQRQKVFHKNVKYGSYMFQKRVETLKFSMPNTFYGRAIQGILAYDKTKSGASANVTEGGLGFNYVTLRMKSERGRELNYDVYIYA, encoded by the exons ATGAGGCTGTACTTGTTCTTGGCGGCTCTGGTAGCGGCGGTTGTAATAATAGAATGCAAGCATACATTCTTGGGCACCAACGTCCAGAGACAGAAGGTGTTCCATAAAAATGTGAAGTATGGCTCATATATGTTCCAGAAAAGGGTTGAAACGCTGAAATTCAGCATGCCTAACACATTCTACGGGCGGGCTATTCAG GGTATCCTCGCCTATGACAAGACCAAATCAGGTGCCTCTGCCAACGTGACAGAAGGCGGTCTTGGCTTCAACTACGTGACACTGCGTATGAAGAGCGAACGTGGACGCGAGCTCAACTATGATGTCTACATTTACGCTTAA